A section of the Bacillus pumilus genome encodes:
- a CDS encoding beta-galactosidase, with the protein MGKRYPLVHPNVKGFLHGGDYNPDQWLHMPEIIDEDFRLMKLAHCQTFSINIFGWSKLEPEEGQYDFAWLDDIMDRLAAQGTHAILATPSGARPAWLSQTYPEVLRVEANRQRNLHGLRHNHCFTSPVYREKTNTLNRLLAERYKDHPALIMWHISNEYGGECHCDLCQEAFRGYLKDKYNHDLEALNQAWWTGFWSHTYSDWSQIESPAPHGEHMIHGMNLDWKRFVTAQTINFYQNEIEPLRELTPHIPVTTNFMGDYPHMRPFLGLDYHQFAKEVDVISWDSYPAWHSGRETTAELASNVAFVHDLYRSLKDGQPFLVMESTPSLVNWHEVNKVKHKGMAHLSAIQAIAHGSDSVLYFQWRQGRGASEKFHGAVVDHSGHEHTRVFQEVADLGKQLEHLQPIAGTSVQPEVAIIYDWENHWAIDDAQGLNNTNKRYVEACQTHYRSFWKKGIPVDIVGMEKDFSSYRVLIGPMLYMIKPGVAEKIEAFVKTGGIFIATYWSGMVDENDLCFLGGFPGPLRHVLGIWAEEINTLMPDEHVLMTTGNGRTYHVGQYCESIHPETASVLGHFENGCYEGQPALTVHSFGDGKAYYMASENEQIFYDEFYEDLIVGMDIQPVLSAEIPEGVSVQKRTDGSQDYVFMMNFTEKQQLLSLDSEESYQNMLTGQYVPQELQLDPYEYMIMKK; encoded by the coding sequence AAGAAGGTCAGTATGATTTTGCATGGCTGGATGACATCATGGACCGCTTGGCAGCACAGGGGACACATGCCATTCTTGCAACGCCAAGCGGGGCGAGACCTGCTTGGCTGTCACAAACATATCCTGAGGTATTGCGCGTCGAAGCGAACCGTCAGCGTAATTTACATGGACTTCGCCATAATCATTGCTTTACCTCACCGGTTTATCGAGAAAAAACGAATACACTCAATCGTTTGCTCGCTGAACGCTACAAGGATCACCCAGCACTGATCATGTGGCACATTTCGAATGAATACGGCGGCGAATGTCATTGCGACCTCTGCCAAGAAGCATTTCGAGGGTATTTGAAAGACAAGTACAATCATGACCTTGAAGCTTTAAACCAGGCATGGTGGACGGGGTTTTGGAGCCACACGTATAGTGATTGGTCACAAATTGAGTCACCTGCACCGCACGGAGAGCACATGATACACGGGATGAATCTAGACTGGAAACGCTTTGTCACAGCGCAAACGATCAATTTTTATCAAAATGAAATTGAACCGCTGCGGGAATTGACGCCTCACATCCCAGTGACCACCAACTTTATGGGCGACTACCCGCATATGCGACCATTTCTTGGACTGGATTATCATCAATTTGCCAAAGAAGTCGACGTGATTTCATGGGATAGCTACCCAGCATGGCATAGCGGCAGGGAAACAACGGCTGAATTGGCGTCAAACGTTGCCTTCGTTCACGACTTATATCGTTCATTAAAGGACGGTCAGCCATTTCTCGTGATGGAGAGTACACCGAGCCTTGTGAACTGGCATGAAGTGAATAAGGTCAAACACAAAGGCATGGCACATCTTTCTGCTATACAGGCGATTGCTCACGGATCAGACTCCGTGCTTTACTTCCAGTGGCGCCAAGGGCGTGGTGCATCTGAGAAATTCCATGGTGCGGTAGTTGATCATTCTGGACATGAACATACGCGCGTGTTTCAAGAGGTCGCTGATCTAGGGAAACAACTGGAGCATTTGCAGCCCATCGCAGGGACTTCCGTTCAACCAGAAGTCGCCATCATATACGATTGGGAAAACCACTGGGCCATTGATGATGCACAAGGCTTAAATAATACAAACAAACGCTACGTAGAGGCTTGTCAAACTCACTATCGAAGCTTTTGGAAAAAAGGCATCCCTGTTGACATTGTCGGCATGGAAAAGGATTTCTCGTCCTATCGTGTGCTCATTGGTCCAATGCTTTACATGATCAAACCAGGCGTTGCAGAAAAAATCGAAGCCTTTGTTAAAACGGGCGGTATTTTTATCGCAACCTATTGGAGCGGTATGGTCGACGAAAATGACCTCTGTTTCCTCGGCGGTTTCCCGGGTCCTCTCCGCCATGTACTTGGCATTTGGGCGGAAGAAATCAACACATTGATGCCAGATGAACATGTATTAATGACCACAGGAAATGGACGCACCTACCATGTCGGGCAATATTGCGAATCCATACATCCTGAAACGGCCTCTGTGTTAGGGCATTTTGAGAATGGATGCTACGAAGGACAGCCAGCTCTGACTGTTCATTCTTTTGGAGATGGAAAGGCATACTATATGGCTTCCGAAAATGAGCAAATTTTTTATGATGAGTTTTACGAGGATCTCATCGTAGGAATGGATATACAGCCCGTCCTATCAGCGGAGATTCCAGAGGGAGTCAGTGTCCAAAAACGAACAGATGGGTCACAGGACTATGTGTTTATGATGAATTTTACGGAAAAACAGCAGCTCCTTTCACTAGATTCAGAAGAGAGCTATCAAAATATGCTGACAGGGCAATATGTGCCTCAAGAGCTCCAGCTTGATCCTTACGAGTACATGATTATGAAAAAATAG